One Prevotella intermedia ATCC 25611 = DSM 20706 DNA window includes the following coding sequences:
- the lepA gene encoding translation elongation factor 4, protein MNQIRNFCIIAHIDHGKSTLADRLLEYTKTIQVTGGQMLDDMDLERERGITIKSHAIQMEYEQDGEKYVLNLIDTPGHVDFSYEVSRSIAACEGALLIVDSTQGVQAQTISNLYMAIDNNLEIIPVINKIDMPNAMPEEVEDEIIDLIGCERSDIIRASGKTGAGVPEILQAIVERVPAPKGDKKAPLQALIFDSIFNSFRGIITLCKVTNGTIRKGDKVKFVQTGMEYDADEVGVLKMDMKPKNELSTGEVGYIISGIKNAREVKVGDTVTHIDRPCEKAIEGFQLVKPMVFAGVYPIDPNDYENLRASLEKLQLNDASLTFSPESSQALGFGFRCGFLGLLHMEIIQERLDREFNMDVITTVPNVSYMVYDKLGESKEVHNPSGLPEPTMIEHIEEPYIKASIITSSDYIGPIMTLCLDKRGELVSQNYVSGNRLELIFMIPLGEIVIDFYDKLKSISKGYASFDYHIDSFRPSKLAKLDILLNGEPVDALSTLTHESNAVTFGRRMCEKLKELIPRQQFDIAIQAAIGGKIVARETVKQVRKDVTAKCYGGDVSRKRKLLEKQKKGKKRMKQVGNVQVPQKAFLAVLKLD, encoded by the coding sequence ATGAACCAAATAAGAAATTTCTGCATCATAGCGCATATAGACCACGGTAAGTCTACACTTGCCGACCGCTTATTGGAATACACCAAGACCATTCAAGTTACAGGAGGACAAATGCTTGACGATATGGACTTGGAACGCGAACGTGGCATAACCATTAAGAGCCACGCCATACAGATGGAGTACGAACAAGATGGAGAGAAATATGTTCTTAATCTTATAGATACTCCAGGACACGTAGACTTTTCTTACGAGGTATCAAGAAGCATTGCAGCGTGCGAAGGTGCGCTGCTCATAGTAGACTCTACGCAAGGTGTGCAGGCGCAAACCATATCGAATTTGTATATGGCAATCGACAACAACCTTGAGATTATACCTGTAATCAACAAGATTGATATGCCGAATGCAATGCCCGAAGAGGTGGAAGACGAAATTATCGACCTCATCGGCTGCGAGCGAAGCGACATAATTCGTGCCAGCGGAAAAACAGGCGCAGGCGTTCCAGAAATCCTGCAGGCTATCGTTGAGCGTGTGCCTGCTCCGAAAGGCGACAAGAAAGCACCGCTGCAAGCACTTATTTTTGACTCTATTTTCAATTCGTTCCGTGGCATTATAACCTTGTGTAAAGTAACAAACGGCACCATTCGCAAAGGCGATAAGGTGAAGTTCGTACAGACAGGAATGGAGTACGACGCCGACGAAGTGGGTGTTTTGAAGATGGATATGAAGCCCAAGAATGAGCTATCGACTGGCGAAGTGGGCTATATTATATCGGGAATAAAGAATGCACGCGAGGTGAAGGTGGGCGATACAGTTACCCACATAGACCGTCCCTGCGAGAAAGCCATCGAGGGTTTCCAGCTGGTGAAGCCGATGGTGTTTGCAGGAGTCTATCCAATCGACCCTAACGATTATGAAAACCTGCGTGCATCGCTCGAAAAGTTGCAGCTAAACGATGCTTCGCTCACTTTCTCACCCGAAAGTTCGCAAGCCTTAGGTTTCGGTTTCCGTTGCGGTTTCTTAGGTTTGCTGCATATGGAGATTATCCAAGAGCGACTCGACCGTGAGTTCAATATGGACGTTATCACCACCGTGCCGAACGTTAGCTATATGGTGTACGACAAGTTGGGCGAAAGCAAGGAAGTGCACAACCCGTCTGGCTTGCCCGAACCAACGATGATTGAACATATAGAAGAACCTTATATAAAGGCGTCAATCATTACATCGAGCGACTATATTGGTCCGATAATGACACTTTGCCTTGATAAACGTGGCGAGCTTGTCAGTCAGAACTATGTCAGCGGCAACCGCTTGGAGCTTATCTTTATGATTCCATTGGGCGAAATTGTCATCGATTTCTACGATAAATTGAAGAGCATTTCCAAAGGATATGCCTCTTTCGATTATCATATTGATTCATTCCGCCCGTCTAAATTGGCAAAGTTGGACATTCTTTTGAATGGCGAACCAGTAGACGCACTTTCTACTTTGACGCACGAGAGCAATGCCGTAACATTTGGCAGACGTATGTGCGAAAAACTGAAAGAACTGATACCGCGCCAGCAATTCGATATTGCCATACAGGCAGCCATTGGCGGAAAGATTGTGGCACGCGAAACAGTGAAGCAGGTACGTAAAGATGTTACCGCAAAATGTTACGGTGGCGACGTCAGCCGTAAGCGTAAACTGTTGGAAAAACAGAAGAAAGGCAAGAAGCGTATGAAGCAAGTGGGCAATGTGCAAGTACCACAGAAAGCATTCTTGGCAGTATTAAAATTAGATTAA
- a CDS encoding Crp/Fnr family transcriptional regulator has translation MKETFDTRDIARELARKYSTMTHEELDVLESILVPMKFAKGEMILSEGEVCENIYYIERGLIRQFYFKNGKQITEHLGEDRTIFMCIESLFREEPTKLQVEAIEPTTVYALPKRRLEQVALHNVNIQILYRKILEESLIISQVHADLVRFETAQDRYKKMCKLSPQVILRAPLVYIASYLQMTPETLSRVRAATLLE, from the coding sequence ATGAAAGAAACCTTTGACACCAGAGACATTGCACGTGAGTTGGCTCGGAAGTACAGTACAATGACACACGAGGAACTTGATGTGCTTGAAAGTATTCTCGTTCCTATGAAATTTGCAAAGGGCGAGATGATTTTGAGCGAAGGAGAGGTATGCGAGAATATCTATTACATAGAGCGTGGGCTTATTCGTCAGTTCTATTTTAAGAATGGAAAGCAGATAACAGAGCATTTGGGCGAAGACCGAACTATTTTTATGTGTATCGAAAGCTTGTTCCGCGAAGAGCCAACGAAGTTGCAGGTAGAAGCGATAGAGCCTACAACCGTGTATGCATTGCCTAAGCGACGACTTGAGCAAGTGGCATTGCACAATGTAAATATACAGATTCTCTATCGCAAGATATTGGAAGAAAGTCTTATCATTTCACAAGTGCATGCCGACCTTGTGCGCTTTGAAACTGCACAAGACCGTTATAAGAAAATGTGTAAATTAAGTCCACAAGTTATTTTGCGTGCGCCATTGGTTTATATTGCCAGTTATTTGCAAATGACACCAGAGACGTTGAGCCGTGTTCGTGCTGCTACATTGTTGGAATAA
- a CDS encoding DUF3078 domain-containing protein, with amino-acid sequence MMRKIYLFLFAISFTLAVSAQVNGSLAVKQMNNDGSNGVLRTYMDSLFLAKNKIFNEASRKGAAYKGDVFQLARLFLPTTYYKNIVSNAFALKENDAYSRHLLDIYLHRPSLVRTTDDELRGKQTATVDVEMPIQQNVEIVDKVAPLPVESTFSPVEVLITKPDFWKYKGDYALQLLQNYVSNNWHKGGESNYSVLSSALLEANYNNKQKVKWDNRLELKFGIQSSKSDSLHSFKTTEDLIRLTSKFGLQATKRWYYSVQFVGYTQFTHSYRSNDPSLYSDILAPLNINLSLGMDYTLDWLDHKLKGNVHLAPLAYNVKYTRLKNLAGRLGIEEGKHARHDFGSELTVDFEWKLMDALTWKTRLYAYATYKRTEFQWENTIKLQFNRYIGAQLFIYPRFDDGVKRDGRHGYWQLKEFASIGFQYSF; translated from the coding sequence ATGATGCGTAAAATTTACTTGTTTTTATTTGCAATAAGTTTCACGTTGGCTGTTTCTGCCCAAGTGAATGGCTCTTTAGCTGTAAAGCAAATGAATAATGATGGTTCGAATGGTGTGCTTCGGACTTATATGGACTCTTTGTTTTTAGCAAAAAATAAAATCTTTAACGAGGCGAGTAGGAAAGGAGCGGCTTATAAAGGCGATGTTTTCCAGCTTGCTCGTTTGTTTTTGCCTACCACCTATTATAAGAATATTGTAAGCAATGCGTTTGCTTTGAAAGAGAACGATGCTTATAGCAGGCACCTTTTAGACATTTATCTGCATCGCCCATCGTTGGTAAGAACGACCGATGATGAACTTCGGGGAAAGCAAACGGCAACGGTAGATGTGGAAATGCCTATACAGCAGAATGTGGAAATAGTGGATAAGGTTGCACCTTTGCCAGTGGAATCTACCTTTTCTCCTGTTGAAGTGCTCATAACGAAGCCCGATTTTTGGAAATATAAAGGCGATTATGCTTTGCAGTTGTTGCAGAATTATGTTTCTAACAATTGGCATAAAGGCGGCGAAAGCAACTATTCGGTGTTGTCATCAGCACTGTTGGAAGCTAATTATAACAATAAACAGAAGGTGAAATGGGACAACCGCTTGGAACTGAAGTTTGGTATTCAGAGCAGCAAGTCCGATTCGTTGCATAGTTTTAAAACTACGGAGGACTTGATACGCCTTACTTCCAAGTTCGGTTTGCAGGCTACCAAGAGATGGTACTATTCGGTTCAGTTTGTTGGTTATACGCAGTTCACGCATTCTTACCGCTCCAACGACCCTTCGTTGTATTCAGACATTCTCGCCCCATTGAATATTAACCTGTCATTGGGTATGGATTATACCCTTGACTGGTTAGACCATAAGTTGAAAGGAAACGTACACTTAGCTCCTTTGGCTTACAATGTGAAATATACTCGCTTGAAGAATTTGGCGGGCAGATTAGGCATTGAAGAAGGCAAGCACGCACGGCACGATTTCGGTTCTGAACTTACTGTAGACTTTGAGTGGAAGTTGATGGACGCTCTTACTTGGAAAACGCGTCTTTATGCTTATGCCACTTACAAGCGAACAGAGTTCCAATGGGAGAATACAATCAAGCTTCAGTTTAACAGATACATAGGCGCACAGCTGTTTATCTACCCCCGATTTGACGATGGTGTAAAACGAGATGGGCGTCATGGCTATTGGCAACTGAAAGAGTTTGCCTCTATTGGTTTCCAATACAGCTTTTAG
- the sppA gene encoding signal peptide peptidase SppA, whose product MKDFFKNVFATFVGVFLFGLVTLLLGLVCIFGMILSSDETAEIKDNSVLVVDLSGVLNERSKEDVMAKFTGRVAANISLEDIISGLKKAKNDDKIKGIYLEAGAFAPGSYASLQEIRDALVDFKKSRKWIVAYGDNYTQSAYYLASVADKIYLNPQGMLDWHGLASQHVYLKDMLAKFGVKMQVSKVGKYKSATETFTEEKMSDADRLQTTAYLNGIWKHLTKGVSESRNVSVAKLNEYADSMITFATPGDYIKMKLIDQLLYTDQVKGEIKKRLGINVDDEIHQVSLADLSTIDEEKKGEEIAVYYAYGDIVDAQIAGAFSDKDVIVGKDVCKDIEKLMKDDNVKAVVIRVNSGGGSAFASEQMWHQIMELKKVKPVVISMGGYAASGGYYMSAPANWIVAEPTTITGSIGIFGMFPDFSGLASEKLGIKFDEVKTNKNAAFGSTVRPYSAEELRMLQTYIDRGYATFKNRVAQGRKLTMQQVETIAQGHVYTGEDALKIKLVDELGGLDKAIAKAAKLAKIEKYHQVSYPAPVSWIDQILGSDVQGNYLNDQLRSSLGMLYEPFSMLRTINQQSAIQARIPYYININ is encoded by the coding sequence ATGAAGGACTTTTTTAAGAATGTCTTTGCCACCTTTGTTGGCGTATTCCTTTTTGGTTTAGTAACGTTGTTGTTAGGTCTCGTTTGTATATTTGGAATGATATTGTCGAGCGATGAAACAGCAGAAATAAAAGATAATTCTGTATTGGTGGTAGACTTGTCAGGAGTACTGAACGAACGTTCCAAGGAAGATGTTATGGCTAAGTTTACTGGCAGAGTTGCTGCTAATATAAGCTTGGAAGATATTATTTCAGGTTTGAAGAAAGCCAAAAACGACGATAAAATAAAAGGTATCTATCTTGAAGCGGGTGCTTTTGCGCCTGGTTCGTATGCGTCTTTGCAAGAAATAAGAGACGCTTTGGTAGACTTTAAAAAAAGCCGTAAATGGATAGTTGCTTATGGCGACAACTATACACAGAGCGCTTATTATTTGGCTTCGGTGGCTGATAAGATATATTTGAACCCACAAGGTATGTTGGATTGGCACGGTTTGGCATCGCAGCACGTCTATCTGAAAGATATGTTGGCTAAGTTTGGTGTGAAAATGCAAGTATCTAAGGTTGGTAAATACAAGAGTGCTACCGAAACTTTCACAGAAGAAAAGATGAGCGATGCCGACAGATTGCAAACCACTGCGTATTTGAATGGCATTTGGAAACATTTGACAAAAGGGGTCAGCGAGAGTAGAAATGTGTCTGTTGCAAAGCTCAACGAGTATGCCGATAGTATGATAACATTTGCCACACCAGGCGATTATATCAAAATGAAGCTTATAGACCAACTTCTTTATACCGACCAAGTGAAAGGCGAAATAAAGAAACGATTGGGTATTAATGTAGATGACGAAATCCATCAGGTGTCGCTTGCCGACCTAAGTACGATAGATGAGGAAAAGAAGGGCGAAGAAATTGCTGTTTACTATGCGTATGGCGATATCGTTGATGCACAGATAGCAGGGGCTTTTTCTGATAAAGATGTCATTGTAGGAAAGGACGTTTGCAAAGATATAGAGAAACTGATGAAGGACGATAATGTAAAAGCTGTTGTCATTAGGGTTAATTCTGGTGGCGGTTCTGCTTTTGCTTCAGAGCAGATGTGGCATCAAATAATGGAGCTGAAGAAAGTAAAACCTGTTGTCATAAGTATGGGTGGCTATGCTGCATCGGGCGGTTACTATATGTCTGCACCTGCCAATTGGATTGTTGCTGAGCCAACAACGATAACAGGTTCAATAGGTATCTTCGGTATGTTCCCAGACTTTAGTGGATTGGCTTCAGAGAAATTAGGCATTAAGTTCGACGAAGTAAAGACCAATAAGAATGCTGCTTTTGGCTCAACTGTACGCCCTTATAGTGCAGAAGAGTTGAGAATGTTGCAAACCTATATAGACCGTGGCTATGCAACCTTTAAGAACAGAGTTGCTCAAGGTAGAAAACTGACAATGCAACAAGTAGAAACGATAGCTCAAGGACACGTTTATACAGGTGAAGATGCACTGAAAATAAAGTTAGTAGACGAACTTGGAGGATTGGACAAAGCAATCGCAAAGGCAGCAAAGTTGGCTAAGATAGAGAAATATCATCAAGTAAGCTACCCTGCTCCTGTAAGTTGGATAGACCAAATATTGGGCAGTGATGTGCAAGGCAATTATCTTAACGACCAGTTACGCAGTTCGTTGGGTATGCTTTATGAACCATTCTCAATGTTGAGAACCATTAATCAGCAGTCTGCAATCCAAGCAAGAATACCTTATTATATTAATATAAACTAA
- the lpxK gene encoding tetraacyldisaccharide 4'-kinase, translating to MEGDFIKIHKGLLPLSWLYGLGVMVRNELFELGVLKSRSFDVPVISVGNITVGGSGKTPHVEYLVRLLKDVSQVAVLSRGYKRKSTGYVLAEADTPVEMIGDEPFQMKQKFPNVYVAVDKKRCEGIDKLTQDEQTKDTDVVLLDDAFQHRYVKPGINILLVDYHRLIIYDKLLPAGRLREPLSGKNRADIVIVTKCPKELNPIDYRVLNKAMNLYPFQELFFTTLEYCDLVPVFDDVANEKTIPLTDIHNKNVLLLTGIALPKQLEVDLSQYVEASRVQSVAFPDHHSFKPKDVVLINETFAAMDNPKIIITTEKDKARLLNLEGLDEEVRRNIYALPIQVKFMLDKEEKFNEKILSYVRKNSRNSILAKGKNENKSENGNHSRNRSRTISFRDN from the coding sequence ATGGAAGGCGACTTTATAAAAATACACAAAGGACTGTTACCTCTAAGCTGGCTTTATGGGTTAGGGGTAATGGTTCGTAATGAACTTTTTGAACTTGGTGTATTAAAAAGTCGTAGCTTCGATGTACCTGTAATATCGGTTGGCAATATTACAGTTGGTGGTTCAGGAAAGACACCGCACGTGGAATATCTTGTACGTTTGCTGAAAGACGTATCACAGGTGGCAGTACTGTCGCGAGGATATAAACGTAAAAGCACGGGATACGTGCTGGCTGAAGCTGATACACCTGTGGAAATGATTGGCGATGAGCCATTCCAAATGAAGCAGAAGTTTCCAAATGTTTATGTTGCCGTAGATAAAAAGCGTTGCGAAGGTATTGATAAACTAACGCAAGACGAGCAAACAAAAGACACAGATGTGGTATTGCTCGACGATGCTTTCCAACATCGGTATGTGAAGCCAGGCATCAACATCTTGTTGGTAGACTATCACCGCCTTATTATTTATGATAAGCTACTGCCTGCGGGACGCTTGCGCGAACCGCTGTCGGGAAAGAATCGTGCCGATATAGTGATAGTAACAAAGTGCCCCAAGGAGTTGAATCCCATTGACTACCGCGTACTGAACAAGGCAATGAACCTATATCCTTTCCAAGAGTTGTTCTTTACAACGTTGGAATATTGCGACCTTGTGCCAGTATTCGACGATGTGGCTAATGAAAAGACAATCCCACTGACCGATATACACAATAAAAATGTGTTGCTGCTTACAGGTATTGCATTGCCAAAGCAGTTGGAAGTAGATTTAAGTCAGTATGTTGAGGCTTCACGTGTGCAATCGGTGGCATTCCCAGACCACCATTCTTTTAAACCTAAAGATGTGGTGCTCATCAATGAAACCTTTGCAGCGATGGATAATCCAAAGATAATTATTACCACAGAGAAAGACAAAGCGAGGTTATTGAACTTAGAAGGATTGGATGAAGAAGTGCGGAGAAATATCTATGCACTGCCTATACAGGTTAAGTTTATGCTTGATAAGGAAGAAAAGTTTAACGAAAAAATATTATCCTATGTACGAAAAAATTCAAGAAACAGCATCTTGGCTAAAGGAAAGAATGAAAACAAGTCCGAAAACGGCAATCATTCTCGGAACAGGTCTCGGACAATTAGCTTCAGAGATAACTGA
- a CDS encoding thiamine-phosphate kinase, producing MEIKELGEFKLIERLTKDIKPTNPSTIMGVGDDAAVLRYADKETLVSSHLFMEGIQFDLTYIDMEHLAYKCAMVAMSNIFAMNGQPRQIVVSIALGKRINVTNLDQFYVGLKAACAKWNVDIVGGDTTSSYTGLAINITCIGEVAKEDIVYRKGAQPTDIICVSGDLGAAYMGLQVLEREKVVYYQQVEEFNKKLKEAQADNNKVKLEALKVERAAIESFQPDFAGKEYLIDRQLKPEAPGEVLQQLREVGIRPTAMIDISDGLSSDLKHLCKEGNVGCRIYEDKIPIDYQTAATCEEFNMNLTTAALNGGEDYELLFTIPISDHAKIESIKNIRQIGYITEAKLGEYLIARDGNEFKLTAQGWVE from the coding sequence ATGGAAATAAAAGAATTGGGCGAGTTTAAGCTGATAGAACGCCTGACTAAGGATATTAAACCAACTAATCCTTCAACAATTATGGGAGTTGGCGACGATGCTGCAGTGCTTCGTTATGCCGATAAGGAAACACTTGTGTCTTCTCATCTGTTTATGGAGGGCATACAGTTCGACCTTACCTACATTGATATGGAGCACCTGGCATACAAATGTGCAATGGTTGCAATGAGCAATATATTTGCAATGAATGGGCAACCACGCCAAATAGTTGTTTCAATAGCCTTGGGAAAGCGTATTAATGTAACTAATCTCGACCAATTCTACGTTGGACTGAAAGCTGCTTGCGCTAAATGGAATGTTGATATAGTAGGTGGCGATACCACATCTTCTTATACTGGGCTTGCCATAAACATTACGTGTATAGGCGAAGTTGCCAAAGAAGATATTGTATATAGAAAGGGAGCACAGCCAACCGATATAATATGCGTATCGGGCGACCTTGGTGCAGCCTATATGGGCTTGCAGGTTTTGGAACGCGAAAAGGTGGTTTACTATCAGCAAGTAGAAGAATTCAACAAGAAACTGAAAGAAGCGCAGGCGGATAATAATAAGGTGAAGCTCGAAGCACTGAAAGTTGAACGCGCTGCGATAGAAAGTTTCCAACCCGATTTTGCAGGTAAAGAATACCTCATAGACCGACAGTTGAAACCTGAAGCTCCCGGCGAAGTGTTGCAACAACTTCGCGAAGTAGGCATACGACCTACTGCAATGATTGATATTTCTGATGGTCTTTCGAGCGATTTGAAGCATCTTTGCAAAGAGGGCAATGTAGGTTGCAGGATTTATGAAGATAAAATACCTATCGACTATCAAACTGCTGCAACCTGCGAGGAATTCAATATGAACCTTACAACAGCTGCGCTGAACGGTGGGGAAGACTATGAACTCTTGTTCACCATACCTATCAGCGACCATGCAAAGATAGAATCTATTAAGAATATTCGGCAAATAGGCTATATTACCGAAGCAAAATTGGGAGAATATCTTATTGCAAGAGACGGCAACGAGTTCAAACTAACGGCACAAGGTTGGGTAGAATAG
- a CDS encoding relaxase/mobilization nuclease domain-containing protein, giving the protein MIGKCKAIAHGSTALGYIFREGKLGYRLAFHNLCSREPKAIYEEMKVVSDYNSRCRNKFLRIEIGIAPQDEKKLPVSELMRIAHLFAKRMGLDNHQWVAVTHKDTDNRHIHIIANRINLYGEVYDTTFVSNRAARVAEEISREKGLTIAKEVKAERKHQKTKANPTREQTKQQVQQICYALLDKYKGTGITGHSMFLYELHKNGISIERMKNKQGKVYGLKFSYGGLSFKASEIGREFGYRSLQKNFEATNQEEYKNPHQTIQDPAEKNEQPNVDYQLVPKSRSSISRDNDTPQVQNSMGAVADTIVSAADEVVEGLGDLMTPTAQGDDYAETAWQRKLRNQASRKKKRRRGL; this is encoded by the coding sequence ATGATAGGAAAATGTAAGGCGATAGCGCACGGCAGCACGGCTCTGGGCTATATTTTCAGAGAGGGCAAGCTCGGCTATCGGCTTGCCTTCCACAATCTTTGCAGCAGGGAGCCAAAGGCAATCTATGAGGAAATGAAAGTGGTCAGCGACTACAACAGCCGTTGCAGGAACAAGTTTCTCCGTATCGAAATAGGCATCGCACCTCAGGACGAGAAAAAGCTGCCTGTGTCCGAACTTATGAGGATAGCCCATTTGTTTGCCAAGCGAATGGGACTTGACAACCACCAATGGGTGGCAGTAACGCACAAGGACACCGACAACAGACACATTCATATCATTGCCAACCGCATCAACCTATATGGAGAGGTCTATGATACCACTTTTGTGAGCAACAGGGCTGCAAGGGTGGCAGAGGAAATCAGCAGGGAGAAAGGCTTGACCATTGCAAAAGAGGTCAAGGCAGAAAGGAAACACCAAAAGACAAAGGCTAATCCCACGAGAGAGCAAACAAAACAGCAGGTACAGCAAATCTGCTATGCCTTGCTTGACAAATACAAAGGTACAGGCATCACGGGACACTCTATGTTTCTCTACGAACTTCACAAGAACGGCATTTCCATAGAGCGTATGAAGAACAAGCAGGGCAAGGTATATGGCTTGAAGTTCTCATACGGAGGACTATCATTCAAGGCTTCCGAAATCGGCAGGGAATTCGGCTACCGTTCCTTGCAGAAGAACTTTGAAGCAACTAACCAAGAAGAATACAAGAACCCACACCAAACAATACAAGACCCGGCAGAAAAGAACGAACAACCTAATGTAGATTATCAACTTGTACCCAAAAGCCGTTCCTCAATCTCACGAGACAATGACACCCCACAAGTGCAGAACTCCATGGGTGCAGTGGCAGACACTATTGTTAGCGCAGCCGATGAAGTTGTGGAAGGGTTAGGCGATTTGATGACACCAACTGCGCAAGGCGATGACTATGCAGAAACAGCGTGGCAGCGTAAACTCAGAAACCAAGCCAGCAGAAAGAAGAAGCGCAGACGAGGATTATAG
- a CDS encoding plasmid mobilization protein, protein MSRYNGKAARWQQQDKEEQRMNKTEFIKVRCTLEEKQRIKSKAESAGRKFSDYCREILLNGEVTAVPKMTDNEREAIAILHHTGKFYGQVSNLIKVKDERWVLITKNLSLCAKEAFKRFYDPHFRVEDEVYKVLNLTRNDRKM, encoded by the coding sequence ATGAGCAGATACAATGGAAAAGCTGCCCGATGGCAGCAACAGGATAAGGAAGAACAGCGGATGAACAAAACGGAGTTCATCAAGGTAAGATGCACCTTAGAAGAGAAGCAGCGTATCAAGTCAAAAGCGGAAAGTGCAGGGCGGAAGTTCTCAGATTACTGCCGTGAGATACTCCTTAACGGAGAAGTAACAGCCGTTCCCAAGATGACAGACAATGAGAGGGAAGCCATTGCCATTCTCCATCATACAGGAAAGTTCTATGGACAGGTATCCAATCTCATCAAGGTCAAGGACGAAAGGTGGGTACTCATCACAAAGAACCTATCACTATGTGCAAAAGAAGCATTTAAGCGGTTTTACGACCCTCATTTTCGTGTGGAAGATGAGGTATATAAGGTCTTAAATCTAACAAGAAATGATAGGAAAATGTAA
- a CDS encoding DUF3408 domain-containing protein has translation MEKKTMMSDKDLSWFLECQDDEMDNEVISQTEVQPVPVEETTTDVEMKKDRITQGEADIASEQSEHTRNTENVTVQKRISAKMRKKTLEAYKQAYLVPTKLNNRKAVYLSRETQERADFIVRRLGDKGSNLSSFVENIVRQHLEEYGEDIEEWRRL, from the coding sequence ATGGAAAAGAAAACTATGATGAGCGACAAAGACCTTTCATGGTTCTTGGAATGCCAAGATGATGAAATGGACAATGAGGTAATCTCACAGACGGAAGTACAACCCGTTCCTGTGGAGGAAACAACAACGGACGTAGAAATGAAGAAGGACCGTATTACTCAAGGAGAAGCGGACATCGCTTCTGAGCAATCCGAGCATACACGGAACACGGAGAACGTAACCGTTCAGAAACGCATCAGTGCCAAGATGAGAAAGAAAACACTCGAAGCCTACAAGCAAGCCTATCTTGTGCCGACCAAGTTGAACAACCGGAAGGCGGTCTATCTGAGTAGGGAAACACAGGAACGTGCCGACTTCATTGTGCGTAGATTAGGCGACAAAGGCAGCAACCTTTCAAGCTTCGTTGAGAACATAGTTCGTCAGCATCTGGAGGAATATGGTGAAGACATAGAGGAATGGAGAAGATTGTAA
- a CDS encoding toprim domain-containing protein, producing MKEEDLSAIKRYPIVEYLERKGIKPVRRTPSYALYRSPLREETHPSFKVDTEKNLWIDYAEGRGGSIIDLFMRLENCTLSEAIRRLGQTAPDDTAYSPHNDFTPNNSQPAMAASEARKLISISDTLPPHLQEYLTKVRCIDLERAMPFLKCISYEVRDRRYQAIGFANPSGGYELRDNGSFKGTVAPKDITPIFTDKQAEHAADKTPPVCVFEGFMDFLSFLSMKEEITNHCLVMNSVSNVARTVRYLNDRHLTHIRAFLDNDDAGRRTVQEFVRAGFKVEDMSQYYKDFKDLNEYHVSRVRERQKHKGQIQAHMSITDQNQNKESKQVKLKMK from the coding sequence ATGAAAGAAGAAGATTTATCAGCAATCAAGCGATACCCCATCGTGGAGTATCTTGAAAGGAAAGGTATCAAGCCTGTACGTAGGACACCTTCCTATGCGCTGTACCGCTCACCACTCAGAGAGGAAACGCATCCGAGTTTCAAGGTAGACACAGAAAAGAATCTTTGGATAGACTATGCCGAAGGCAGGGGTGGAAGTATCATCGACCTCTTTATGCGTTTGGAGAACTGCACGCTATCGGAAGCCATCCGCCGTTTGGGACAGACTGCTCCCGATGATACTGCATATAGTCCTCACAATGACTTCACACCAAACAATTCCCAACCAGCAATGGCTGCAAGCGAGGCAAGGAAACTGATAAGTATATCAGACACCTTGCCGCCACATTTACAGGAGTACCTTACAAAAGTACGCTGCATTGATTTGGAGAGGGCTATGCCGTTTCTCAAATGTATCAGCTATGAGGTAAGGGATAGGCGATATCAAGCCATCGGCTTTGCCAATCCATCGGGAGGGTATGAACTTCGGGATAATGGTTCGTTCAAGGGAACGGTAGCTCCGAAAGACATTACTCCGATATTCACGGACAAACAGGCAGAACACGCAGCAGACAAGACACCGCCTGTATGTGTATTTGAGGGATTTATGGACTTCCTATCCTTTCTTTCAATGAAAGAAGAAATCACCAACCACTGTCTTGTGATGAACTCCGTGAGCAATGTGGCAAGGACTGTCCGCTATCTGAACGATCGACACCTGACCCATATCCGTGCCTTCCTTGACAATGACGATGCTGGGCGGAGAACCGTGCAAGAATTTGTAAGGGCTGGTTTCAAGGTGGAAGATATGTCCCAATATTACAAGGACTTCAAAGATCTCAACGAATATCATGTCAGCCGTGTCCGTGAGCGACAGAAGCATAAAGGGCAGATACAGGCACACATGTCAATTACAGATCAAAATCAAAACAAAGAATCAAAACAAGTCAAACTTAAAATGAAATAG